The Calothrix sp. PCC 7507 DNA segment TCTCAGCCGAGGAAAGAAGCTATTATGAGGATTTCGTTACCAATGAAGTTCTTCGAGGCTGGGAATTTGAACCCGCGTATGACAACGACCCAAACGACCCAAAGCCTAGCAATCTCACAGTACGTATCCAAATCAAGCCCCTGCCTTAAGAATTAGATACTTGAATATTCTATAAAACTATGCTATCTTTTTAAAGTTGGAAGTTAGCGGGCGTAGTTTAGTGGTAAAACTATAGCCTTCCAAGCTATTAATGCGGGTTCGATTCCCGCCGCCCGCTTAAAAAACATGACCCTTGTAAGTTAAAGCTTTCAAGGGTTTTTTGTATTTATTCCCACGATCACGTTGATAGATTAATTGGCATATCTGGATCAATCTCAATCACGGTGATTTTGGCATTCTCAACTACCGTATTTCCCACAATTGTGTTGTGCATTGCCTCAAACTTCGATTCTTCCTCAGCAATGTGTTCGTAGTGCAAAATTACATGGTAATGCTTGGTAATTGGTTCTCCAGAGTCCGATTGCTCCGCTGTATCCCAATTTATGTTTTGTCGTTCTTCCGCCATCCGACGATAATCATCGGCTAGCTGTTCTAAGGCGATGGCGATCGCGTGTTCTTTTGTTTGACCATAGCATCGCAAGTTCTCCGTGGGAAAATCAGTCAGAGATGGCGACATCTGGCAAATGTACTTTCCATCGTTTTGGGATAGCACTGCGATCGTAATGGTTCCAGTAATTTGATCGGGGTTCTCATCCGTCATAGTACCGCGCTGCAAGATTTAAAGTCGTGGTTGAGTTGTTAGCGCATCGCTTTGCTCAGTCAACATAAAAACGCTCCCTGAGCGTAGTCGAAGGGAGCAAATGAAGTCAATAAGAAAAGCGGCGATCGCTCATAAATTTTTGCGTGACTGTCAAATTTCAACAGCCGCACCGGAGTTTTGCACAATTTAACCAAATCTACCGCTAACGTAATCGCGAGTATCTTGCTGTTGAGGATTGTTGAAGATTACTTCTGTGGCGTCATACTCAACCAGGAAGCCAGTACGACCACCTTTATCTGATGATTTGACGTTGAAAAAAGCTGTTTTATCGGATACCCGTGCAGCTTGCTGCATGTTATGAGTAACAATAACGATGGTGTATTGCTCTTTCAGTTCGTGAATGAGTTCTTCAACCCGCAGGGTGGAGATGGGGTCAAGAGCAGAGCAAGGTTCATCCATCAGGATAATTTCTGGTTGTACTGCGATCGCTCTAGCAATACATAAACGCTGTTGTTGTCCACCAGATAAAGATGAGCCGCTTTGTCTGAGTTTGTCTTTGACTTCATCCCACAAAGCCGCTTGGCGTAAACTCCGCTCTACTAATTCTTCCAGATCGCCTTTGTAACCGTTGATTTTAGCCCCGTAGGTAATGTTGTCAAAAATCGATTTCGGAAATGGGTTCGGTCTTTGAAATACCATCCCGATTCGACGACGCACTTCTACAGCGTCAACGTCGGGTGCATACAAGTTTTTATCGTAATAAAAGACCTTACCTTCTGCTCGAAACGATTCAATTAGGTCGTTGAGACGGTTATAACATCTCAATAATGTGCTTTTACCGCAACCTGAAGGACCAATAAAGGCTGTCACCCGATTTTTCGGGATATCTAGCCAAATATTCTGCACAGCTAAGAAGTTGCCGTAGTAGATGTTAAGGTTTTCTGTACGTAGAACGGTTTGGGTGCCATTCACTGTGCCAATGTTAGTAGCCATGATATAGTGTGGTGTCGGTTTGTGGGATGTGAATATGCCCTTGTGACGTGGTTGCGCTAGGCTTTTTGGCGAGTAGCCCAGCGAGCAATGATACTGGTGATCAATACCATCAGTACCAGGATTAGGGACGCTGCCCAAGCTAATGATTGGAGATTTTTAAAGGGAGTAGTAGCGAAGTTATAAACTAATACAGCTAGGGAAGCTGTGGGTTTAAACAGGCTATCCGGCCAAAATGGCGAGAAGAGAGCCGTGAATAGTAGAGGTGCTGTTTCTCCAGATGCGCGAGCGATCGCCAAGGTTGAACCAGTTACAATAGCTGGTAAGGCTGCCGGTAAAACTACTTGTGTTACTGTCTGAAAGTGTGTCGCACCTAACCCAGTAGATGCTTGTCGCAAATCTTGGGATACTAACTGCAAAGCTTCATCAGCAGTACGGACAATAATTGGCAACATCAAAATTGCTAAAGCGAAACCCCCACCTACAGCCGAGTAGGAACCTAAATTGAGCTTTGTTAAGGTCAAAACCACAATCCCGTAGGCAAATACCCCAGCAATAATGGAGGGAACTCCACTGAGAATGTTAGTTGCAAATCTTACCCATCTTGCTATCTTAGCCGAACTAAATTCTGTTAAATAGATTGCTGCCAAAACACCAAATGGGACGCTAATCAAAGCAGCAATCCCTACCATCAATAAAGTTCCCAAAATAGCGTTACCAAAACCGCCGCCCTTTCTGAGTGGTGCGGGTGGTAGCTCAAAAAATACGCTGGGACTCAGACTACTAAAGCCTTGGATAATGACGTAAGAGAGTACTGCCAGTAAAGGCAACAGTACCAAGGCTCCACAGACAAACGCTAAAACCGTCATCCCTGTGTTAAACAGCGTCCTCTTAGACATGGGAGCGCGAGTCAGGCTGCTTTCTGAAAAACTAGAACTCATAATTCAACACCCAACTAAGCTAAATTCGCTTGACTCGGAGAACGATGAACTCTGCTAGCACATTGACTACAAGTGTCAAGAAAAACAGCACTAATGCAGCGTACATCAAAGCCGCAACTTGCAGACCACTAGCTTCTGAAAATTGATTTGCTAATAAAGAAGAAATTGTATTGCCTGGTGCTAAAAGAGAAAGACTCAGGTTGTTGGAGTTACCAATTAACATGGTGACAGCCATCGTTTCTCCCATTGCCCGACCTAGTGATAACATCACCGCACTAACGATGCCAGAAAAAGCAGCAGGAATCAGAACTTGAAAAATAGTTTCCCAGCGGGTTGCGCCCAGTCCTAAAGACGCTTGGCGTAAACTTGGGGGGACGGAAATCAACGCATCCCTGGATATAGCTGTGATGATGGGCAAAGTCATAACTGCTAATATCACCCCTGCCGGCAACATTCCCGGGCCAGTGGGAGGAGTACTAAAAAATGGTAAAAAACCCAAAGAACTATGGAGCCATTTACCCACGTTGGTAATGATTGGCACTAAAACGAAAATGCCCCATACGCCGTAAACAACGCTGGGGATAGCTGCTAGAAGTTCTACTAGAAATACTAATACTAACCGGACTTTTGCTGGCAAAAAATCTTCGCTTAACAAAATGGCGGTGCCAACACCAATGGGTACAGCTATGAGTAGACCAATAAAAGAACTAACTAGAGTTCCATAAACTGCAGGTAGAACTCCATAGTCGCTATTAACCGGGTTCCAGTTGGTTTTGACTAAAAAGCCAAGACCAAATGCTTGGATGGCAGGCCAAGCGCCAATAGCTACCTGTAGGGTGATCCATAATAGAATGCCTGCGATCGCCAGTGCAAAAATCTTAGTCAGCGAAATAAAGCCCTGGTCTAGGTTCTTTTCTACTCCGGAGCGATTTTTAATCGCTGATGACAGATTTTGAGGTTGTGTAGTCATGGATACTGACTTTAACGATTAAATCAGAAAGAATGTGTGAGGAAACTAAATTCGTCAAATTATCGGCTGTTTACTTAAATCTAACCTGAGACTCTGACAACGCACAGATCCCAGCGGCGAATATCCCAGAAGCACAGGCATTAAGTATTCAGGCAATCAAGTACTTTATAAATCCAGAATTTTGGCTATTTGCTAGCGCTAGTACCGCCGCCAACAGCAATCTTATAGTCTGGAGTGATTTGATCGGCAGCAGCAGCCACCTTGGTAATCACACTTTGGGGTAGAGGAACATACCCTAGTTCTTTAGCAATCTTCTGACCCTCAGTCAAAGCATATTCAATCGCGGCTTCAACTGCTTTGGCTTTTGCAGCTTCAGGATATTTCTTGTAAACCAGAAGCCAAGTGTAAGTCACAATAGGATAAGAATCTGCACCTTCTGGATCTGTAATAAAGGCTCGGAGGTCTGCGGGTAAGGTTACGGCTTCAAGAGTTTTAGCCGCTGATTCATCAGTAGCTGGAACGATTTTGCCGCTTTTGTTTTCCAAAGACGCAAACTTGAGGT contains these protein-coding regions:
- the pstB gene encoding phosphate ABC transporter ATP-binding protein PstB — its product is MATNIGTVNGTQTVLRTENLNIYYGNFLAVQNIWLDIPKNRVTAFIGPSGCGKSTLLRCYNRLNDLIESFRAEGKVFYYDKNLYAPDVDAVEVRRRIGMVFQRPNPFPKSIFDNITYGAKINGYKGDLEELVERSLRQAALWDEVKDKLRQSGSSLSGGQQQRLCIARAIAVQPEIILMDEPCSALDPISTLRVEELIHELKEQYTIVIVTHNMQQAARVSDKTAFFNVKSSDKGGRTGFLVEYDATEVIFNNPQQQDTRDYVSGRFG
- the pstA gene encoding phosphate ABC transporter permease PstA; this encodes MSSSFSESSLTRAPMSKRTLFNTGMTVLAFVCGALVLLPLLAVLSYVIIQGFSSLSPSVFFELPPAPLRKGGGFGNAILGTLLMVGIAALISVPFGVLAAIYLTEFSSAKIARWVRFATNILSGVPSIIAGVFAYGIVVLTLTKLNLGSYSAVGGGFALAILMLPIIVRTADEALQLVSQDLRQASTGLGATHFQTVTQVVLPAALPAIVTGSTLAIARASGETAPLLFTALFSPFWPDSLFKPTASLAVLVYNFATTPFKNLQSLAWAASLILVLMVLITSIIARWATRQKA
- the pstC gene encoding phosphate ABC transporter permease subunit PstC codes for the protein MTTQPQNLSSAIKNRSGVEKNLDQGFISLTKIFALAIAGILLWITLQVAIGAWPAIQAFGLGFLVKTNWNPVNSDYGVLPAVYGTLVSSFIGLLIAVPIGVGTAILLSEDFLPAKVRLVLVFLVELLAAIPSVVYGVWGIFVLVPIITNVGKWLHSSLGFLPFFSTPPTGPGMLPAGVILAVMTLPIITAISRDALISVPPSLRQASLGLGATRWETIFQVLIPAAFSGIVSAVMLSLGRAMGETMAVTMLIGNSNNLSLSLLAPGNTISSLLANQFSEASGLQVAALMYAALVLFFLTLVVNVLAEFIVLRVKRI